From the genome of Geobacter sp. SVR, one region includes:
- the pdhA gene encoding pyruvate dehydrogenase (acetyl-transferring) E1 component subunit alpha yields METTLRRVLPDQELIRLYEQMFLSREFEERCAEQYSKGHITGFLHLYSGQEAVAVGATAGLHRDDYILSAYREHAQAIVRGAEPRRVMAELFGKATGICKGKGGSMHLFDPSLNFMGGYAIVGGQFPISVGLAFASRYRGEDRIAACFFGDGAVNQGTFHESLNWAQLWQLPVLFICENNFYGIGTELHRSSALASIHRRTCGYDIPSEKVDGMDVIAMYKAVRHAAEKVRETGRPHFIEATTYRFRGHSMSDPGKYRSAAEHELWKTRDPLPNYARRLIQEDIATREALDAIEARCKTIIDEAVAFAEQSPWPEDAEVFNDIYV; encoded by the coding sequence ATGGAAACGACATTGCGCCGGGTCCTGCCGGACCAGGAGTTGATCAGGCTCTACGAGCAGATGTTCCTTTCGCGCGAATTCGAGGAGCGGTGTGCCGAGCAGTACTCCAAAGGGCACATCACCGGATTCCTGCATCTCTACAGCGGTCAGGAGGCGGTGGCGGTCGGGGCTACGGCGGGATTGCACCGGGATGATTACATCCTCTCCGCCTACCGCGAGCATGCCCAGGCCATCGTACGCGGAGCGGAGCCGCGACGGGTGATGGCCGAACTGTTCGGCAAGGCTACCGGCATCTGCAAGGGCAAGGGGGGCTCCATGCACCTCTTCGATCCCTCGCTGAACTTCATGGGGGGCTACGCCATCGTGGGGGGGCAATTTCCGATCTCGGTCGGCCTGGCATTCGCCTCTCGCTATCGGGGTGAGGACCGCATCGCAGCCTGTTTCTTCGGCGACGGCGCCGTCAATCAGGGCACCTTCCACGAATCCCTCAACTGGGCCCAGCTGTGGCAACTACCGGTGCTGTTCATCTGCGAGAACAACTTCTACGGCATCGGCACCGAACTTCACCGTTCCTCTGCCCTCGCCTCGATCCACCGCCGCACCTGCGGCTATGATATCCCCTCCGAAAAAGTGGATGGCATGGACGTGATCGCCATGTACAAGGCGGTCAGGCATGCCGCCGAAAAAGTCCGCGAAACCGGCCGCCCTCATTTCATCGAAGCCACCACCTACCGTTTCCGGGGACATTCCATGTCCGATCCCGGCAAGTACCGCTCGGCAGCCGAACATGAACTATGGAAGACCCGAGACCCTTTGCCCAATTATGCCCGCCGCCTGATCCAGGAAGATATTGCCACGCGGGAGGCGCTGGATGCCATCGAGGCCCGCTGCAAGACGATCAT